A region from the Alnus glutinosa chromosome 5, dhAlnGlut1.1, whole genome shotgun sequence genome encodes:
- the LOC133869373 gene encoding germin-like protein subfamily 1 member 13 has protein sequence MSTKGVHCLVIVALLSLASSLVSAYDPSPLQDICVAIDDPKSAVFVNGKFCKDLEDSKAEDFFFSGLQNPGNTDNPVGSNVTTVNVEKIPGLNTLGISLARIDFAPYGENPPHTHPRGTEILVVIEGTLLVGFVTSNPENRLFTKVLNKGDVFVFPIGLIHFQFNVGHTNAIAISGLSSQNAGVITIADAIFGSDPPINPDILSKAF, from the exons ATGTCGACCAAAGGAGTCCATTGCCTTGTAATTGTTGCCCTCTTGTCTCTGGCATCCTCCCTTGTCTCTGCCTACGATCCCAGCCCTCTTCAGGACATTTGTGTAGCAATTGATGACCCCAAGTCTGCTG TGTTCGTGAATGGGAAATTCTGCAAGGATTTGGAAGATTCAAAGGCTGAAGATTTCTTCTTTTCAGGGCTCCAAAATCCTGGAAATACAGACAATCCAGTTGGGTCGAATGTTACTACTGTGAATGTGGAAAAAATACCAGGCCTCAACACTCTAGGCATATCTTTGGCTCGCATTGACTTTGCACCATATGGCGAAAATCCTCCCCACACTCACCCTCGTGGCACTGAGATTCTGGTAGTCATAGAAGGTACCCTGTTAGTTGGTTTTGTCACGTCCAACCCCGAGAACCGCCTTTTCACCAAAGTTCTAAACAAGGGAGATGtctttgtgtttccaattggtCTCATTCACTTCCAGTTCAATGTGGGACACACCAATGCTATAGCCATTTCTGGTCTAAGTAGCCAAAATGCAGGTGTCATTACGATAGCGGACGCCATTTTTGGATCTGATCCTCCTATCAATCCTGATATTCTCAGCAAGGCCTTCTAA